From the Cryptomeria japonica chromosome 2, Sugi_1.0, whole genome shotgun sequence genome, one window contains:
- the LOC131051497 gene encoding uncharacterized protein LOC131051497: protein MVEKLGLKKVMHLTPYKVSWLQKGHQLLVKEQCKVDFQIGTYKDKIVCDVMPMNICHILLGRPWQYDRKAIHDGRHNTYTFVKDGKKHILTPLKEEQYVVEPSSRVILMGGKEFLHQMKTKEVNFALVGKLKGVVTSTKLLDLPEEIQDMLKENIDIVVDDLPDALPPLSVIFRVILYI, encoded by the coding sequence atggtggagaaactagGATTGAAAAAGGTAATGCATCTTACTCCCTATAAAGTATCATGGTTGCAAAAAGGGCATCAACTTTTGGTTAAGGAACAATGCAAGGTGGATTTCCAAATAGGAACTTATAAAGATAAAATAGTGTGCGATGTTATGCCTATGAATATTTGCCACATTCTACTTGGAAGACCCTGGCAATATGACagaaaagctatccatgatggGAGGCACAACACTTACACTTTTGTGAAGGATGGAAAGAAGCACATTCTTACACCTCTAAAGGAAGAACAATATGTTGTTGAACCAAGCTCTAGAGTGATTCTGATGGGAGGTAAGGAATTTTTACATCAAATGAAGACAAAAGAGGTAAACTTTGCTTTGGTAGGAAAGCTCAAAGGTGTGGTCACTAGTACAAAATTGCTTGATTTGCCTGAAGAAATTCAAGACATGTTGAAAGAGAATATAGACATAGTAGTGGATGATCTTCCTGATGCTTTACCTCCATTGAGTGTTATTTTTAGGGTCATATTGTATATATAG